In Chrysemys picta bellii isolate R12L10 chromosome 4, ASM1138683v2, whole genome shotgun sequence, the sequence CCTGGGAAACACAAGAGAGAGCAGCGAAACAGGTGGTTGATTACTCTTAACATGCAGTCTTTTCACCATCAAACTTCTGGCCTTACAAACTTTTCTCCGCCAGACTGGTCGCTGAAACAGCTGAGCATCCCGTCACATGAGCATCCCTCTGTTAGCTGGCTGTGTGCATCCTGCACGTGAAAAGCCAGACTCTCGCACTGGTTAGACCTTGATCTCACAACTGTGGGGCATGGCTAATACTTTAGCTAGATGGGAATcatgccccccttccccctttaAGACCCCACTCTGTGAGCTGAAGATGAATTCCTCTGAAGTCGCTTTAATAGGCTGGATCTATCTCCCCAAATTTGAGATTCGAGAAAagtattggggaaaaaaattaacaacaatAAAACACCCAAAGGGAAAACAACAACCGAACAATCGCAGGATGTGGGTAATACTGAAGGTTGCACCTCTTATCATAACAGCCAGGGTGACCCGTTGGCCAGGATTGCAAGTCAGCCCCAGCATTGCCAGTAAGAGGCAATTAAAACAATTTCCATTTCACCTATGATCGATtatctctttctttctttaccacttaaggactaagctcctccctctcctttaGGAGAGGGCAGGGCACAGAGATTCCTTTCTCTTGAGGCTTTTTCTCCTTGAGCTGGTTGCTGCAAAATAGCTGATTTTGGCTCGGCATCTGGGAAAAACTCCTCCAATAATATTCTCCCTTATCTTTGAACACCAGAGCTGTCGGTTCAGAGGTGGCTGTGGGGTTGATATGGAGCATGCTGATAACGTTGAAATCCTTCCCCTCAAAAGCTAatgtacatatttaaaaaaaaaaaaaaaaagtctagtttAGCAGTCTGGTTATTTTCGTACATGGCTTCGTAAGGCAATAAACCTACTGGATAAAGTACATAAGACAGCTGGCTCCCAGAATTCACACAGAATTCTTCctctttgtgttttttttttctttaaaaaaaatctttgattgGTTAAAGACCCATGTCTTGTATGAAATGTTCTATTTTCTAAAAAAATGGGTGTTTCTTTTACGTTGATTTTGACAAACCCCTTTTTTGTAGCGCTGTTGTGGCTCAAACTTGTAGTTGCAATGGCCAAATGTCGAATAGTTCCACGCAGGCTTAGGAGGAATTGTGTCCAATGATCCTCAATTGGATTGGCCAGCATCAGAGCTCCAAGTAGCCAATCAGAGCCAACATCACTAGAGAGTTAGTCATAATAATGACAGTATGTGGTGCTGGATTGGCTGCAGAATTTTCCACCATCATACTTGTGcctgaaagagagaaaaataagaaACAACCATGATGAATGATTCCCTTGTTGTACTGGTACCACcggttttcttttttccccaaggaACCAGTGAGGATTTGGTGAAATGTTACTCCTTGGAAtgctggatgctgctgctttatTTATTGTTGATGCATCTTCAGGGAATAATTTTGTTTACAAAGAGAATAGAAGAATATTTACTATGGGCTAAATCCTGAAGGACTCAGGCAAAACATTGAACTTAATGAGAAACTCGCCTGCAGCTTGTCGGAGCTAAGGGTGAAATCTttgccccattgaaatccatgggagctttgccattgatatcAGAGGAGTCAGGTTTTCACTGTAAATGAATATAAATTGAGTACAGACTTCAAGGAGTTTGGCCCACaatgattaacaccagcttcagAGTAGACTAAAGGGAGGGCATGATAATGGTCTACCTGTATGTGAAGAATTCAAATAGAGAGGCAGGAGAGGGTTAACTAGGATAACTCACCAGCCACACCTGAGCGCTGGAAAAGGGTACTTGCAGAAAGTACCCTTAACTAAAGTGCATGTGTAAAAATAGGTCAGGTTACAGACCAGGGCTAGAGCTGCCCCCGCTTTCCCACCCCATGTGCTCAATGGAAGAAGCGGGATCTGGAACCAGTGTTCATTCTGCTCTATGGGCCAGAGTTGGGACAAAGACACAGACTGAGACTTGGTGCAAAATAGGGCAGCGAAAGGAATGATACAGGATTAGCTCCTTTAAATTAACATACCACCTCAGATTCACCATTGTTTCCAAGGGTCAGTAAAATGTTATGGCATAATGGCCATTTGGGGCATGACTAAGGTAAATGAGTATCCACTTGTGGGACATGTGCAAAGGAATAAggcagggaagggagaaagagaaaCGCACCGCCATTTCTGAGGATGTGAACCTCTGCTGGGACTCCGTCTCCTCCTGGCCCCGTTGCCCTAATCTGCACCAGAGCATGAGTGGAGtcttcaggcactgggatctcaatccGGTTCTTGCTGGCCAGGTACAGCGTGGGAGTGGAGTGTGAGTCCTGCCGGTAGAGCATCTGTTGGGAGATACATTTGAGTTTAGTGTCATGGagtctttccttgttttcttcagCACAGTATGAAAGAGGAGAACTTGCTACATGCTGCCTGTACCTTGTACCCCGTGACAGTGGACTCATTCGCCTTTGCAACCACAGGGTCCCACTTGACGCTGACACTGGAACCGGAAAATGTCCAGGAGATGTTACCAGGTGGCCTCCTTGGGGCTAGGAGATAAAAGATGATTTGAGAGTTCAGTGAGGATGAGAAACAGAAGAAAGCAAAAGGAGGCTGCTCTACCCGAGACCAAGGGCTATCAGGTCACCTTCTGAGAGCCACTGGCCAACCTGGAGGGTAGGTAGCACCAACATGGCTAGGAATAACAGGAGAGCATTTCAGCTAGAGTCATCTGAATAAAAAACAACCCGATATAACTGGCAACAAATCATGTTTTCCCTTTGCTGGATTTGAAATGTTTCTTTCTGATTGACTCCCAGCACACAGCTGGGAACAGTTCTCAGCCTGAAAGCATTCTTGCTCATTTGTCAAACTGTTTCTAGACCTTGTGTGTTGTGAGCTTTCACACCTTACGTTCACCTCGGTCTGATTATCATtagctgttttgttttatttcattggCAACGTATTAGTAGCTGATGACTCAAAAGCTAGCAGAGTAGGTGAGTAATAATTAATTCTAGAAGTTAGGGATTCGCGGGCTATCCTAAAGCACTGGTGCCTAGCTTCAGCAATAGCTCTCCAGATAATAGCTGCTAAATTCATGCTAGAATTCAAATAGAGAGAAAATCAATAGCCATGGTTATTCGAATGATATGATTTGAGGACCAACATCTCAAAATCTTTCTGAGCCAAAACCAAATGCTCTGTACCAGTGGAAAGCTCAGATTGGTACATTTTTGTCTGAGCAGATTCTAAACTATCAAACTTTAGACTCAACCCTGATCCAACAGGGACAGAATATAGCCGTTGTGCTTGGCGCTCACTCACGTGGCTTTGATGTTGTGATGTTGGTAGAGGGACTGGCTGGCCCCGTTCCAGCCCGGTTATAAGCTCTGACTGTCACATGGTACTTTGTGTTGGGGTTCAGGCCTGTCACGTGAGCTGAGGTGACAAGACCTGCTGTCCTCACTCTGTCGGCTGCTGCCTCTTTATCGCCATCCTTCCAGTACCGGATCTAAACAGATGAGTACACAGAGGTCTTAGCACCTAAGCCATTGAGCTGTTTGCACATGTGGCTACCAGACCCACTCCACCCAACGCAGGAGACCTGGGTGCTGGAGCAGTTACCTCAGGAGTCCCCCTCTCTGGGCCGGAGGAGCTCAGGCGTATCAAGGCACAGATGAGCTGGGTAGGGGTAAGTGGGGTTAGAGTACTAAGGTGAATGACTCTCTGTACGGCAATGCCATGCTGTTGGTTTCCACATGATGCAGACTGCGGGCCCTCCTGACTCCCCTCCAATTCcctgtatgtttttaaaattgtacCATGATTGATGCATTTTCCAGAGAAGCCCTCGGAAACTCAGGTTGTAGGTTGACTGTCCTTTTCATACAGGGGATTATTAGCCAAGCCCTGGGGCTCCTACTCAGATTTTTACTCGCGCCAGCTCCTACTGGAGTCAGCTGCCCTCAGTATTTGGCCCTGTGCATCTTGCTCGGCCTGTGACCAGAATCAAAGCCACTGGCTGTGGATTGGCAGGTGGCAGGAATGGGAAACCCTATCATGACAGTTTCTCTAGTGGCACTATTAGTGGCTGCATAGAATCAGCATTGCCTACAGCAGAGTGAATGCTGGAATCCCCCCTGCCCTTGAAAATGGAGGCCCTACAACCATGTTATTTGCTTTCACTTCCTGTAGCCTAGGGAGATAACTAATTTGCCTCATTGTATGCTCCAGCCTGAGTCTCAGTCCTTGTTCTAGCCCTTCCATTTTCTTACCTCGTAGCCCAGAAGGACTCCATTTGTGTCTCCCTGCTCAACTGGCTCCCACGACACGTCCATTTCCGAGGACAAAACGGCCTTGGCTGTAACCCTGGAGGGAGCCACTTTTGGTTCTGGCAAAGGACGGAAGAAAAACCCAGCAATAGAAGTCTTTCATGACAGCAGGTGACAAAGTCACTGCCCTGGAAGGAGTGGTTTCACTGCCAGAGGCCAGTCTATGGCTATGGGGTGGCTACAGCAGGCACTGCTCACTGGAGGCAACATAAACTGAAGCTGTGAATGTGGGTTTTGTGTAACCAGGAGGGAAGCCTGGCTTGGGGTGGTGTGTGACAGGAGCTCTTGGGAGCTGAATGTCTCTTCTTCTGCAGTGGGTGTATGTTTGTAGGTGCACTTAAGAGAACGTGTGTTTGTATTACAAGGCACTATGTGAGCAATTCTAGCCTGATCCTCAAACCACCATCAACTGACCTTCTAATAACAGGAAACAATTCCTAGCAGTGATACCTATTAGACTGCTACTGCTTCTTCTGAGAGAAGCTATTCCAGACACATCAGACTGAGTCACCACAGTCCCTCcttaccttcctctgcagagtACACGATGGCAGTCAAGCTCTCCGgtccctcccccttcctgttGTATGCTTTGATTTTCACTTCAAATGGGGTGTAGGGCCCGATGCTCTCGTTGCGGTAAACGTAGTGCAGGGATTCTGGGTGGGGCACCTGTGCAGTCTTCCACGCCTGGGTGCCTTGCTTGCGGAATGACAGGATGTATCCAAAGCCATCCCCGTTCTGGTACTCCCGCAGCATTGGCTACGATATGGGGCAAGAATGAAAGGACAAGTTGGCCGGGCGCTTGTTTTATACCCATAGTGCATGCAATAGATTTGATCTATACACTACAGTAGACAGAATTCTGCTCTTGGGACTGTGTGTGCAAATCCTACTGAAATGGCTTTGTAGTACAGCATCAATGCCACTGCAGTGTTGCTAACTCTTGCAGTGTTAccacaagtcttgtgatattttgtgttttcttatggcctctgctcctggaggCTTGTGATATTCACAAGAAAATAGCCCACATCCTTTATATACtagcataataataatatttttatagaGGGGCCCGTATCTGCTCCCTCTAGAATCTGCAGTGGAATCAGGATCATATCGAAGTGGTAGTCTGCATACCCCCTTTTCCTTCCATCTTTGCTTTTGTCTCCTTTTCACCCCCCTTCTCTGTTTAGTCTCCCTTTGTAGCTTCTCTGTGCTCCCTTTTCAGAGCCAAACCTGTCTCCCTTTCCCTTTTTCTGCACACTTTGTTGGCCTGTGCCTACTGCCAACTTACCGTCCAGTTGATGATGAGCTCACCGGgggcccctcctcctccactgagccCAGATGGTGCCACAGTAGGGGCTGTTGTATTCCCCCCCCAAAAGAGAAGGAATGTgtgagtttaaaaacaaaacaacagtgGAAAGAAAAGCACCCATGCTTCAAAACCTGGGAGCAACCAACTTCTATCAACTCTCAAACCTGTGCTGGCCCATCTGGTTTTAACCGTTAATACTGAAGATATTTTAGGTGTGATTTTCAGCGGTGCTGAGCTCCGACAGTCCCTACTAAATTCAGCTGGAGATGTGAGTTTTCAGAGGCTGTGAAAACCAAGCCCTAAAAAGCATAGTGTGGGTGAGATTGTGTTAGGGGTGAGCTGCCAGTTCACCACACACATTCAGAGCGTTTCTTGTGCCAGTCTTGCACTTCAAGCTCCTCAGCTCTTAGCTAAGACCCAGAGTAGTATTGACTTAATATACAGTTAGTTGTCCACAGGGGACTTCACCCTGTCCTTACAATGGGTTGGACAGTggatctcaacctttccagacgactgtaccccttttaggaggctgatttgtcttgcgtaccccaagtttcacctcactgaaaaacttacaaaatcagacataaaaatgcaaaagtgAGACAGCCACTAGTACTGAAACATTGCTGACTttgtcatttttaccatataattataaaataaattctgACATACACCCCTGATTGAGAAACACTATATTATAAACAAGTCAGTGTCTGTGTGAcgttttagtttgtactgacttggctagtgctttttgtgtagcctgttgtaaaactagacaactaTCTAGATGAGTGGCTGTACCGCCGGAAGACCTCTGAGGACCCcgaggggtacacatacccctggctgagaaacATTGGACTAGATCTAATAGCTCTTTTCCATTTCTTACCACCAGGATCCTATAAAGTTCTCAGAGTGTCGAATACTCAGGGCTGGGACTGTCTTTATTTTGCATATTGCACAAGACTCAGCTCATTGTCAGTGGTTAACATATGGTAAATAACACTTGTGAAGCAGTCATCCAGCACTGTTGCACCTTTATCTTTGGCATGTAAAGGGGTAAGGAAGAAGGCATATTTTGTGTCATCGCCGTCTCTAGGAATACTCAGTGAGATGATGAACTTGTGGCAATGCCTAAGTGAGCATGAAAACCATCCTGTTCCATTGCAGAGGGGTAGGGATAGATGACCTCTGATGTCTCCTTCTAACCCTGAGCCTATCTGCACCTACCAGCTTCTTTGGTGCGGATTTTGCTGGAGGGCCCACTAGGATCCCCAGCTCCAAGGATGTTGCTGGCGAGGACCCGGAATTCGTAGTCCATCCAGGGGATGAGGTTCACCACCTGGGCCGTCTCCGCGTTGCCCTCAATATTTGCAGGATCTATAACCCAATAACACGAGAATACAACAAATAGAGCAAGTGGCAgtcagaaagcaaaaaaaaaaaaaaaaaaaaaaattccatcccaGAGCAATCTGTGTGGGTAAAGGCCGGGCTGCTGCCATGAAAACACTTACTGGTGCGCACTTGCTTCCATTTGTTGGAGAGTAGGGTGCGGGCTTGGATGGTGTACTTGGCAATAGGACTGTGGTTATCGAAGCCACGGCTCCAGCTCAGCTGGATGGCTGTGTCGCTGATGTCCACCACCACCAcgcccccagggggccccggagGTCCTACCACAGTGAGAGAAGGACAGTCACATtaacagccctgggggagggggggagatcaGCTGGGTTTGTTGCTCTTCAAGCAACATCCACATGGTAAGTCATAATCAGGCCACTGTATCCTGAAGGGTAAAAGTGTAGCCTCAAAATTTGTCCTCCTTTAAAACATTTGGGATCTGGCGTGGAACCTCCTCTGGATTCCAATTCCCTTCTCACAGTTTAAATGTGTGTCGCACACCATGAGGAATTTAAATAGCTGTTGGTGGGAGGTTTTCGGGGGTGAGAGCGTGTTGGCCCCTGGCAGGGAATCCAGTTTGTTTGGGCTCATTATACACTGCATACAGGATGTGAGAAGGAACGGCTAGAAAAATTACCTCTTACAACCAGCATGGCCGACTCAGATGCGCTGTCCACAACTGTCTGGGCCGTGCATGTGTACCGCCCGGAGTGCCTCAGCTGAGTATTCAGGATGGCGAGGTCCCCAATAGCCTCTTTCTATGCAGGGGAGAGAGACGGCAATGGGAGAAATGTCAGAGCAAGCTTGGGGACTATACAACATATGAGATGGAGAAAGAGACACAGGCATTAAAACCCAGGGCTCTCCCAGCAAGGTCAGGAGGATTGGCAAATTGGACACATCCTAGAAGAGCGAAAGGCTTGGTGGCAAACGGGACTCAGGATGTTTTGTTTCCCCCTTTGCCCCAGGTTTCTGGAGAGGGCATCAGCACAGAACCCCTTGATACTCACCCTGCTAGCTCTCCTGTAGTGCCCTTCAGACCTGTCAAAGTCAATGGGGAAGTCCTCGAGGGACCAGGTGAAGGTTAGGTCCATAGTTGGGTCATGGGAGGCATGGCACTGCAGGGTAATGTTTTCCCCTAAGTTGATGTCCGCACTAGATGGTGCCAGGGTGATTTTGGTGGCATCTGCAGAGGGCGAGACGGCTGTTAGTTGCAGATGTAACCTCCATGCACCAGTCATTGTCTGACTAACAACACACAGGCTGATTTGgggtttgactttgcaaaaccaaaatctgATCAGCATGGATTTGCAAAGCCAAAGCCACCCCTGTTTTTGTCTCTCTCTAACTAGGAACCATCAATAGTTTTCCAAGGGGTAGAAAAGGATTAAATTAGAtgcaaaatagaaatattttctcaGGGCCAATTGCTCATGGTAACCTTTGTGGAAAGGTGGTGGTGGGTGGAATGGAAAGATTGTCCTGACGAATGAAATGAGTTAAGGGTGCGATTCCCTCTGAGAACCGGATGGTTTTCTGGGAATCGAAGGAGAAGGAAATGTGTCCCCCTTCACGTTAGGGCACTCTTAGCACCCTTCTTGCTGCATCAGCCCGAGTACAAGCCAAATATCTCTACCTCGAACTGAGAGGATTCCTGTGCTGTTGGCTTTTCCCATGAAATTCTCAGCAAAGCAGGTATACTTCCCCTCATCAGATTTGCTGATATTCCGGAGGATCAAGGTGCCGTCTGGGGTAATAGTCACCCTGGAGAAGGAAAAGAGCCTCAGCAAGAAGTGAGATTAAAATGGCATGGACAGCAGTCATGTTCACTGTGTGCGCCCACCTCTAGATGGAATTCCCAGATGCTGCTGACTTCTCTAGGGATGCATGTCAGAAAGACCAGACTGCAAAAACTAGGTAAGACTTTTTAAAAGAAGCAGCAAATGGAGTGCAGAAAACATCAGTAGCTTTTATAAAGAGGGGATCTTTGATGTTCAATGCTATGTCATGTACCCTCCGTGGAAGCTTTGAAATGCAAGGATGTGAGCATTCCCTAAAACGGAGTACAGTTAATCGGTCCTCCATGCTGCTCTTCCATGTTGATTAGCTGGAGGGCTCAGTGCTTCCATTTCACCTTGAACTGTCTTTGGTTTTTACCATTTTTTGGTTCATGGGGAAGCAAACCTACACCACTTGTCTCAGCCTCTGGGGACAGCCAACCTATGTGGGCCTTGGTGGAGCATGATGGGGTGTGTTCCCTGCAAGAGCTGAGttaggccaggtgggcccaatcgGCTAACTAGGCTGCAAGCAGGGGAGCCTTATGCTATGAGGAGGCCACTGATTGGGAACAAGCTCACTTGTGCAGGAACAGGGGGGGCTGTATAAAGCCAGGTAGTGGGCTGCAAAAGGGGGCTGCTGCTGagaaacacttcagtgaagtaGGCTGCCATCACTCCCTGAGTGGAGGGAGTTGGAGACTGGCAAGGAGAGAGTGATGTAGGAAGAAGACCAGAAaagcagcagcaaggagtgggacTGTGGCTGCTTgtcatagggtccctgggctggaaccctgtGTAGAGAGTGGGCCTGGGTACCTTACAGGCCACTGGGGAGTAGCAAAGGGCATTGGAGACACCAGCCAGACAGTGGGTCTGGAAAGACTGTGAATTCCTTGGAAGGGGAAGACCTTAGTGACCTGCCTGGAGGACCAAGCCACAAAGAGGAAACTGCAGTGCCCGGAGTGAGAGGGGCCGCACGGCTAGATGGGACGGGGGAAGACGCCACTGGAGGGAGAATGCAagactggcagagctaattcctagaacagccagcaggaggcgctgcgagCGGTGAGTGCGCCCTGTGACAAGGAGGGGCACTTTTTCAGAGGGTTTTGTTCACCCTCCATTTCTTTCCTGCAGTTTGTTCCTCCCATCCCCCAAGGCCCTCCATCTGGCTAAGGAAGGCCCTAATGCATGTAGTTCCTAGATCTGCCAGAAGGCTTGCTGCAGAACAATACAAAAGGTTATCACATTCCCAGGGCCTAATAAATGTACCCAGGTCTTGCATGATAATCAAGGGTGCTAACTAGAGGGCCACCAATTAACAGCTGAGTTGTCTTCTGCAAGGAAGACCTGTTTTTAGCTGCTGTTGTTCCTAGCTAGAAGCAGACTTCGTGCTAGTACCTGCTACTGTTGATCAGGAGTTCAGTTCCTTTGGTCCAGAGCACAATGGACTTTGGTGCTGCTCTTGGCTGGCACGGGATGATGACCTCCCCACCTCGGGCTGCTGGTATCAACCGCTTCACGGGGTTTAGCCGAAAATCTGGCGCTAAGGCTAAGAAGAAAAGAGGATTAAGGGATCTTCTCAAATACTGAACTATGAGCATGGTAAAGCTGCAGCATAACTGGATTCTGGTTTGTCACCAAACTGCATGATGATAGAAGTATAACAATAGCATGATGGATGAGCAATACCTTCACTGCTCAGTGACTGCTGGATTGTGTTGGCTGTTCCATCATCAACCAGGAGAGGTGCTACCTGATTCTGATGTATCACGCATGGCGATGGggatgtgcagggccggctccagcatttctgccgccccaagcaaaaaaaaaaaaaaaaaatgccgcgatcggcggtggcagttcagcagcaggtccttcgttcccagagggagtgagggacctcccgcccccgaattgccgcaggtgccgcccctctccgttggccgccccaagcacctgcttgttaagctggtgcctggagccagccctggggttATGACCTTAATGCTTGCAAGGTATTTGCTGAGACACAAAACCAGCCAATTTCAAAGAGGATGGGGATGTTCGCTTCCGTGTCCTGAGCAAATTCCAATTGGTGTAAATACATAATGTCCCCTAAAATTTCCCCTTTCAACTGAATATGAAATTCTGCTTTActtgctgttaaacagctgctgcttaGAGCATTTCGCTTCTAAGCTGatggttcaaatccagctcagGCTAGTACCAACACAAAGACATTATCATGTGATAACTGTCTCTGTAAAATGAGTtttggatctgcccagttccccttTGCTGCCAGCCACAACAGACTGACTGGGTCATGGATACTGACCTATTGTCTAAGCCCCAGTTCCTAGGTCAAGGGAAAATTGTGTGGTGGGGGGAAACTTGAGGTGCTGCAGTCTGTGCAGTACCTGTTCTGAGGCTAAATAGAGGAGTTAATGCTCCAGAACTGTCTCTTTTAGGAGTACTACATTTACACAAAAATGTAATTGATGTAGTAGTTGATGTACCCTATCCCAGAGGTGCTGCATTTTTGTGTGGATAAGTGGTTCTCATGTGCTTGGAGGACTGAGATGAAAAAGGTAGCGTAAATATATTAGGATTATATCTACAACACTGCAGTGTCTAGATAGTCCTTGGAAACCTCGGACCCTTGGGAAAATGATGAGTTACCTTGCACGGTTAATTCAGCACTTGCATACACTGTGCCGTGTTTGTTCTCAGCTACACACTGATACATGCCAGAGTCTTCCAGGGCTAGCTTGGAAAGTCTCAGCTCTCCGCTGCTCACTTCGATGCGGTTCTGTGCAAACAGGAAGAGCAGCGGATTAGATGGGAACAAAGAAAATGAGACTCAAGACCCAGGTGTTCAGAGCCAAGTTTCATTTCCGCTCCTATGCCAGTTTGTTCCAAAGTTTGTATTGTTTTTCTGTCTATCAAATGCCTTCCTAGCCAAGCATTTACAGGGCTCTCACCACTGTGGTAGCTGAGTGCCAGTGCAGTGAAGTGTGTAGGTATGTACTGACTGATCAGTGACTGGtctgaggtaagcaccactcTCTGGGGAGGTTTTCCTGGCCTGAGGACTGGGTGTAAGGTCCCAGGGCTGCTGGTAACAGTGGAGAGTGACTGGAGAATGGCATGATGGGAATAAACATATGAAATGAGCTTGGCAGTCTCAGCAACTTCCcttgcgggggtggggagggagggtaaaaCTACCACCCATATCACTGCAGTTGGCAGACTGCTGGGCAGGGTCATGGAACCGAAAGAGGAGGGGATGTTACAGGTGAGGACTGAGGTGAACTGGCAGAACTACATGGGGTTCTAGGACTGGAACGGTAGGGTCAATTGCAGGTCAGGAACATGTGCGCGGGTAGAGGTGCAGCCTTCACTGTTCCAAGCAAGGGCTGTGGTACCTGAGAGGTTAACGGCTGCCCATTCCGGAGCCATCTGATCAGAGGCCGTGGCTTGCCAGCCGCTGCACAGCTCCAGCGTAAGTCAGAGCCAATGTCTGCTTCCGTGTCGGTGATCACCTTCAGCCACTCCGGCTGAGCTGCAAAGGAGCAAGAGCGATGTAGGAGCCAGGAAGATCAGATGGGAGGCGGCTCATGCCAGGCCCACAAGGTGGCACTGGCATGGAAGCGGAGTGATTTATCACAGCACGTTACCCCATAGCAGTAGCCTTTGCTTCCTGCGTGCAGAGGCCAGGCCAATTCTCACTGGCTGCATCTACAGTGTGAGCGAGGGCTGTGGCCCCCTACATACGTCCACGCACTCGTGTAAACTCTAGTCGCGCTAATGCCAGTATAAATAGCAGCAT encodes:
- the CNTN2 gene encoding contactin-2, translating into MGTLTELVFISLAIITFTGRCPVHGTIRNYGPIFEDQPVNTLFPEGSTEEKITLACQARASPPATYRWKMNGTEMKMEPDTRYRLVGGNLEIRNPVKAKDAGSYQCLASNPMGTVVSRDAYVRFGFLQEFSTEERDPVKITEGWGSMFTCSPPPHYPGLSYRWLLNEFPNFIPADGRRFVSQMTGNLYIAKTEASDLGNYSCFVTSHIDFITKSVFSKFAGLTLIAEDARQYAPSIKAKFPADTYALAGQLVTLECFAFGNPVPRIKWRKVDSSQPSKWISNEPLLQIQNVDFEDEGTYECEAENAKGRDTYQGRIIIQAQPEWLKVITDTEADIGSDLRWSCAAAGKPRPLIRWLRNGQPLTSQNRIEVSSGELRLSKLALEDSGMYQCVAENKHGTVYASAELTVQALAPDFRLNPVKRLIPAARGGEVIIPCQPRAAPKSIVLWTKGTELLINSSRVTITPDGTLILRNISKSDEGKYTCFAENFMGKANSTGILSVRDATKITLAPSSADINLGENITLQCHASHDPTMDLTFTWSLEDFPIDFDRSEGHYRRASRKEAIGDLAILNTQLRHSGRYTCTAQTVVDSASESAMLVVRGPPGPPGGVVVVDISDTAIQLSWSRGFDNHSPIAKYTIQARTLLSNKWKQVRTNPANIEGNAETAQVVNLIPWMDYEFRVLASNILGAGDPSGPSSKIRTKEAAPTVAPSGLSGGGGAPGELIINWTPMLREYQNGDGFGYILSFRKQGTQAWKTAQVPHPESLHYVYRNESIGPYTPFEVKIKAYNRKGEGPESLTAIVYSAEEEPKVAPSRVTAKAVLSSEMDVSWEPVEQGDTNGVLLGYEIRYWKDGDKEAAADRVRTAGLVTSAHVTGLNPNTKYHVTVRAYNRAGTGPASPSTNITTSKPPPRRPPGNISWTFSGSSVSVKWDPVVAKANESTVTGYKMLYRQDSHSTPTLYLASKNRIEIPVPEDSTHALVQIRATGPGGDGVPAEVHILRNGGTSMMVENSAANPAPHTVIIMTNSLVMLALIGYLEL